The following proteins are co-located in the Bacillota bacterium genome:
- a CDS encoding PIG-L family deacetylase, translating to MRVLVIAPHPDDEVLGVGGTIARFAREGAHVAVAIVTKGEAGMFDPALIERGRTEAKQCHLLLGVGDTRFLDFPAARLDTVEHHVLNRAFVELIEEVRPDKVFLPFVGDIHNDHRVVFESALVALRPTLGTHRVTDILCYETLSETNWNAPGVSPQFAPNVFVDISRYLDTKLKAAAAYASQMREFPHERSLEAISCLAKLRGATVGISAAEAFVQVRRII from the coding sequence ATGCGGGTCCTGGTCATTGCACCGCACCCTGACGACGAGGTCCTCGGGGTCGGGGGAACAATAGCGCGATTTGCCCGGGAAGGCGCGCACGTTGCCGTCGCGATCGTTACGAAAGGTGAGGCTGGGATGTTCGATCCCGCGCTGATTGAAAGGGGACGAACCGAGGCGAAGCAGTGTCACTTGTTGCTTGGAGTAGGAGACACTCGCTTCTTAGACTTCCCTGCTGCCCGGTTGGACACAGTGGAACACCACGTGTTGAATCGGGCGTTCGTCGAGCTCATCGAGGAAGTCCGCCCGGATAAGGTTTTCCTGCCTTTTGTGGGCGACATTCATAACGACCACCGGGTAGTGTTCGAGTCTGCTCTCGTGGCTTTGCGCCCGACATTAGGAACGCACCGGGTCACCGATATCCTCTGCTACGAGACATTGTCCGAGACTAATTGGAATGCTCCTGGTGTTAGTCCGCAATTCGCGCCGAACGTTTTCGTCGACATTTCGCGGTACCTTGACACGAAGTTAAAAGCTGCAGCAGCGTACGCATCGCAGATGAGAGAATTCCCGCATGAGAGGTCTTTAGAGGCTATCTCTTGCTTGGCGAAGCTGCGCGGGGCGACCGTCGGAATCAGCGCTGCGGAGGCCTTTGTCCAGGTTCGGAGGATTATATAA
- a CDS encoding acetyltransferase has protein sequence MVGGSPKPLVIIGAGGFGREVAWLVKEINDVQPEWEFLGFVDDHATGRTIEGYPILGTTAWLKEAGHDRSVHVVCAIGDPRTRRRVVDPLEAAGLSFATLVHPSVRSSRWVEVGAGSIICAGTILTTNIQVGKHSILNLGCRVGHDTTLGDFCSMMPGTNIAGEVTVGEGCYFGLNACVINRTRVGEWSIIGAGAAVVRDIPPRVVAVGVPAKPIKTIEE, from the coding sequence ATGGTGGGCGGGTCTCCGAAACCGTTAGTCATTATCGGGGCGGGCGGGTTTGGCAGAGAGGTCGCATGGTTGGTCAAAGAAATCAATGATGTGCAGCCGGAGTGGGAGTTCCTCGGGTTTGTGGACGACCATGCAACAGGGCGCACCATAGAAGGCTACCCTATCCTTGGAACTACTGCATGGTTGAAAGAAGCTGGGCACGACCGTTCAGTGCACGTAGTCTGCGCAATTGGCGACCCTCGCACCAGGCGACGCGTGGTGGACCCTCTTGAGGCAGCCGGTCTGTCCTTTGCCACACTTGTGCACCCGTCAGTACGGAGCTCGCGATGGGTGGAGGTTGGCGCAGGATCGATCATATGCGCAGGGACGATCCTCACCACGAACATCCAGGTTGGCAAGCACAGCATACTCAACCTCGGCTGCCGAGTTGGGCACGACACTACACTGGGCGACTTCTGTAGCATGATGCCGGGGACCAACATAGCAGGTGAAGTCACAGTAGGCGAGGGCTGCTACTTCGGCCTTAACGCGTGTGTCATCAACCGCACAAGGGTCGGAGAGTGGAGCATTATCGGAGCCGGCGCTGCGGTAGTACGCGACATCCCCCCGAGGGTCGTCGCAGTCGGCGTACCGGCGAAACCGATCAAGACAATTGAAGAATAA